One genomic segment of Candidatus Berkiella aquae includes these proteins:
- a CDS encoding diphosphate--fructose-6-phosphate 1-phosphotransferase, which produces MNAPKNAFYAQSGGVTSVINASAAGVIETARLHPEKIGKVFAGKNGILGALNEELIDTSLISAADIAALRHTPAGAFGSCRYKLKGLKENQAEYERLIAVFEAHNIGYFFYNGGGDSQDTANKVSQLSLEMGHPITCIGIPKTVDNDLPFTDSCPGFGSVAKYVAVSTFEASLDVASMAASSTKVFILEVMGRHTGWIAAAGALAQPHAQGAPHIILFPEVAFNQAEFLQKVQNTVKQKGYCVIVVSEGVAHPDGRFLAESGLRDAFGHAQLGGVAPYLAGLIKSELNLKNHWAVADYLQRAARHIASQNDVDQAYALGKSAVELAISGKNAVMPIVVRDSHSPYRWHIEDVALSKVANVEKKVPKEFISEDGYGITQACREYLEPLIAGEAYPPYKNGLPEYIQLSLQTIPKKLKETVI; this is translated from the coding sequence ATGAACGCTCCCAAAAATGCTTTCTACGCACAATCCGGTGGTGTCACTTCCGTCATCAACGCTTCTGCTGCTGGCGTTATCGAAACTGCCAGACTCCATCCAGAAAAAATCGGCAAGGTATTTGCTGGTAAAAATGGTATTTTGGGCGCGCTCAATGAAGAATTAATCGATACCAGCCTGATTTCTGCTGCTGATATTGCTGCTTTGCGCCACACTCCTGCCGGTGCTTTTGGCTCTTGCCGCTATAAGTTGAAAGGCTTAAAAGAAAACCAAGCCGAATATGAGCGTTTAATTGCGGTTTTTGAAGCACACAACATTGGCTATTTCTTCTATAACGGTGGTGGCGATTCACAAGATACAGCCAACAAAGTTTCCCAATTAAGTCTTGAGATGGGTCACCCTATCACCTGCATCGGTATTCCTAAAACCGTTGATAACGATTTACCTTTTACCGATAGCTGCCCTGGATTTGGTTCTGTAGCTAAATATGTCGCAGTCTCTACTTTTGAAGCAAGCCTGGATGTTGCATCCATGGCAGCAAGCTCAACCAAGGTCTTTATTTTAGAAGTGATGGGTCGTCATACCGGTTGGATCGCAGCAGCGGGTGCGCTTGCGCAGCCCCACGCACAAGGTGCACCTCATATCATCTTGTTTCCTGAAGTCGCTTTCAACCAAGCTGAATTTTTACAAAAAGTTCAAAACACAGTTAAACAAAAAGGTTACTGTGTGATTGTGGTTTCTGAAGGGGTTGCTCATCCTGACGGTCGTTTCTTGGCTGAATCGGGTTTGCGCGATGCATTCGGCCATGCCCAACTTGGCGGTGTTGCACCTTACCTTGCAGGGCTCATTAAATCAGAACTTAATCTTAAAAATCACTGGGCAGTTGCTGATTATTTACAACGCGCGGCACGTCATATTGCATCTCAAAATGACGTTGATCAAGCTTATGCATTAGGCAAAAGCGCCGTTGAATTAGCCATTAGTGGTAAAAATGCGGTTATGCCAATTGTGGTACGTGACAGCCATAGCCCTTACCGTTGGCACATTGAAGACGTTGCGTTATCGAAAGTGGCTAACGTTGAGAAAAAAGTGCCTAAAGAATTTATCAGCGAAGATGGTTATGGCATTACCCAAGCTTGTCGTGAATATTTAGAGCCTTTAATCGCCGGTGAAGCTTACCCACCTTATAAAAATGGCTTGCCTGAATACATTCAGCTTTCCTTGCAAACCATTCCAAAGAAACTCAAGGAAACAGTGATTTAG
- the mpl gene encoding UDP-N-acetylmuramate:L-alanyl-gamma-D-glutamyl-meso-diaminopimelate ligase, which translates to MHIHILGICGTFMGGIACLAAAKGYRVSGSDENVYPPMSTQLQELGIVLQEGYKPEHLADTPDMVVIGNALSRGNPAVEAVLNQGLPYQSGPQWLAENLLKERWVIAVAGTHGKTTTSSMIAWILTHAGLEPGFLIGGIPANFGISAKWGKSPFFVVEADEYDCAFFDKRSKFVHYHPRTCVMNNLEFDHADIFKDLSEIKRQFHHLVRTVPGQGALIVPQADEAIQDVLKMGAWSEIHSFGLHQGDWQARLQAADGSEFEVYHREKLMGTVNWSLIGHHNVSNALAAIMAAVHAGVPAKLAIEALGEFQSVKRRMEVRGKINEVTIYDDFAHHPTAIATTVGGLRAKIGEQRLIAVLDIRSNTMCMGTHRMELAPSLQAADEIYVYQSPKVSWNAQETFASLGKKVHLFKDTQPIIEQIVAAQKPGDHVLVMSNGGFDNLHQRLLNALSLETVA; encoded by the coding sequence ATGCATATTCATATTCTCGGTATTTGTGGCACCTTTATGGGCGGAATCGCCTGTTTAGCAGCAGCCAAAGGCTATCGTGTGAGTGGTTCCGATGAAAACGTGTATCCACCCATGAGCACTCAGTTGCAAGAATTAGGGATTGTTTTACAAGAAGGCTACAAACCTGAACACCTTGCTGATACGCCGGATATGGTTGTGATTGGCAATGCCTTAAGTCGCGGTAATCCTGCCGTGGAAGCAGTGTTGAACCAAGGGCTTCCTTATCAATCCGGTCCGCAATGGCTTGCTGAAAATTTATTAAAAGAACGTTGGGTCATTGCCGTTGCAGGAACGCATGGCAAAACAACCACCAGTAGCATGATTGCTTGGATTTTAACCCATGCAGGATTAGAGCCGGGTTTTCTCATTGGTGGGATCCCAGCGAATTTTGGTATCTCAGCCAAGTGGGGTAAATCGCCCTTTTTTGTGGTTGAGGCCGATGAATATGACTGTGCTTTTTTTGATAAGCGTTCAAAATTTGTACACTACCATCCGCGTACTTGTGTGATGAATAATTTAGAGTTTGATCATGCCGACATCTTCAAAGATTTATCAGAGATCAAAAGACAATTTCACCATTTAGTGCGCACCGTGCCAGGGCAGGGTGCATTGATCGTGCCCCAAGCAGATGAAGCAATACAAGATGTTCTTAAGATGGGAGCATGGAGCGAGATCCACTCCTTTGGTTTGCATCAAGGAGACTGGCAAGCGCGTTTGCAAGCGGCAGATGGCAGCGAATTTGAAGTGTATCATCGTGAAAAATTGATGGGCACCGTTAACTGGTCACTGATTGGCCATCATAATGTGTCTAATGCGCTAGCAGCGATTATGGCTGCGGTTCATGCGGGAGTGCCTGCGAAACTTGCCATCGAAGCGCTAGGCGAATTCCAGTCGGTAAAAAGACGGATGGAAGTTCGAGGCAAGATAAATGAAGTCACGATATATGATGATTTTGCACATCATCCAACGGCGATTGCAACAACGGTCGGCGGATTGCGCGCTAAAATCGGCGAACAGCGTTTAATTGCGGTTTTAGATATTCGTTCTAATACCATGTGCATGGGAACCCATCGCATGGAACTTGCACCGAGTTTGCAAGCGGCAGATGAGATTTACGTTTATCAATCGCCAAAAGTTAGCTGGAATGCACAAGAAACGTTTGCTAGCCTAGGTAAAAAAGTGCATCTTTTTAAAGACACACAACCCATCATTGAACAGATTGTTGCCGCTCAAAAGCCCGGAGATCATGTCTTAGTGATGAGTAATGGTGGTTTTGATAATTTGCATCAACGTTTGTTGAATGCTTTGTCTTTAGAGACGGTGGCATGA
- a CDS encoding UbiX family flavin prenyltransferase translates to MSHSLNEITLAFAGASGAPIGLRLLEQLVLAKIQISLVISPAGHLVIHDETDLNIPGNPQKLAEFFQAHFQASPGQIKVYGKDQWSSPLASGSSAPKTMIVCPCSTGCLSAIALGASDNLLERAADVVIKEQGKLVLVVREMPLSAIHLEHMLKLARLGVCIMPASPGFYFKPQSVQDLVDFTVARILDQVGVAHQLSQRWGE, encoded by the coding sequence ATGAGCCATTCCCTTAATGAAATCACCTTAGCGTTTGCGGGGGCCAGTGGGGCTCCCATTGGCTTGCGTTTATTAGAGCAGTTGGTTTTAGCCAAAATCCAAATATCCTTGGTGATTTCTCCTGCGGGGCATTTGGTTATTCATGATGAGACCGATTTAAATATTCCGGGTAATCCGCAAAAATTAGCTGAATTTTTCCAAGCTCATTTTCAAGCAAGCCCAGGCCAAATCAAAGTGTATGGTAAAGATCAATGGTCAAGCCCGCTTGCTAGTGGCTCTTCTGCGCCCAAAACCATGATTGTTTGTCCTTGTAGCACCGGTTGTTTATCAGCCATTGCGTTGGGGGCGAGTGATAATCTATTAGAGCGTGCGGCGGATGTTGTGATCAAAGAGCAGGGGAAGTTGGTTTTGGTGGTTCGTGAAATGCCATTATCAGCCATTCATTTAGAGCATATGTTAAAGCTCGCCCGTCTTGGCGTTTGTATTATGCCGGCAAGTCCTGGTTTTTATTTTAAACCCCAATCAGTTCAAGATTTAGTTGACTTTACAGTAGCGAGAATTTTGGATCAGGTGGGTGTTGCGCATCAACTGAGTCAGAGGTGGGGCGAATGA
- a CDS encoding HU family DNA-binding protein — protein sequence MAGRKKASPKAKATAAKPVAAKKARATAKATPARAAATASFSSKAIAQKQSKSQIYTEIAEMVNVSKNDVKNVISAIRNIVERHVKPKGSGEVVIPDLGIKVRRISKKATKARMGRNPFTGEEIQIPAKPARKSVKVSALKTLKALIEE from the coding sequence ATGGCCGGAAGGAAAAAAGCGTCCCCTAAAGCAAAAGCAACTGCTGCTAAACCAGTCGCTGCAAAGAAAGCTAGGGCAACAGCTAAAGCAACTCCAGCACGCGCTGCTGCAACTGCTTCATTCTCTAGCAAAGCGATTGCACAAAAACAAAGCAAATCGCAAATTTATACTGAAATTGCTGAAATGGTTAATGTCAGCAAGAACGACGTGAAAAACGTTATTTCAGCAATCAGAAACATTGTTGAACGCCATGTTAAACCAAAAGGTTCTGGCGAAGTTGTTATTCCTGATCTTGGTATCAAAGTTCGTCGTATTAGCAAAAAAGCGACCAAAGCTAGAATGGGCCGCAACCCCTTCACCGGCGAAGAAATTCAAATTCCAGCGAAACCTGCTCGTAAATCCGTTAAAGTTAGCGCTTTGAAAACGCTTAAAGCTTTAATCGAAGAATAA
- a CDS encoding Hsp20 family protein, which translates to MSLRHYRHPHALFNQLQNELMPFIWCEPEKTAHSQAAWVPKVDIKEEEKEFVVYADIPGVDPNEIEIEMDGNILTVKGERKSEQEEKGKQYYRLERKTGKFYRQFTLPESVDSSKISAKTKNGVLAIHLPKAQESKHARKITIEQENA; encoded by the coding sequence ATGAGCTTAAGACACTATCGACATCCGCATGCATTATTCAATCAATTACAAAATGAGTTAATGCCCTTTATTTGGTGTGAACCAGAAAAAACAGCGCATTCACAAGCAGCATGGGTGCCTAAAGTAGACATCAAAGAAGAGGAAAAGGAATTTGTGGTTTATGCCGATATTCCGGGGGTTGATCCCAATGAAATTGAAATCGAAATGGATGGCAATATCTTGACCGTTAAGGGAGAAAGAAAGTCAGAGCAAGAAGAAAAAGGCAAGCAGTACTATCGTTTAGAACGTAAAACGGGCAAGTTCTATCGACAATTTACCTTGCCAGAGTCGGTTGATAGTTCAAAAATATCGGCCAAAACCAAAAACGGTGTGTTGGCTATTCATCTGCCAAAAGCGCAAGAAAGCAAACATGCTCGAAAAATTACCATTGAACAAGAAAATGCATAG
- a CDS encoding prolyl oligopeptidase family serine peptidase, with protein MKYSQRVGLLILIFWAPLLLADLNLRKLPMKCPTEQRQHSQSELRKESEMIQKRSQASAKLYKLKKGEDLKDVTQQVLEHKYTDNAVKEAIKNKERRYYVFTYPSDGLTIKAFVSIPVGVKNPPLIMLVRGGNREFGLPHPGQLSAYPGYALVATTNRGGVSEGQDEFGGNDVNDLKNLFDYLPTLEKKINVTFNADKTYMVGASRGGMQLFLALGRYPELQQKVKKVASISGLLNMKYAIERDNDFREMLGNFGYQKGKKGEAWIAKRQPLNYVNKISKDLPIMIAQGSADTRVCVREGYDMLEALHKNGNTITYVEVEGGDHVLNNTVDFLKLMIHWFEQK; from the coding sequence TTGAAATACTCACAGCGAGTAGGTCTCTTAATTCTCATATTTTGGGCCCCCCTATTACTCGCTGATTTAAATTTACGTAAGCTACCCATGAAATGCCCGACCGAACAACGCCAACATAGTCAAAGTGAGCTGCGTAAAGAATCAGAGATGATTCAAAAACGCAGCCAAGCCTCTGCTAAGCTCTATAAACTCAAAAAAGGTGAAGATCTTAAAGATGTTACCCAACAAGTGTTGGAACATAAATATACGGATAATGCCGTCAAAGAAGCGATTAAAAACAAAGAACGTCGTTATTATGTCTTTACCTATCCCAGCGATGGTTTAACCATCAAAGCTTTTGTCAGTATCCCGGTGGGCGTTAAAAACCCACCATTAATTATGTTAGTTCGAGGCGGTAATCGCGAATTTGGGTTACCTCATCCTGGTCAATTGAGTGCTTATCCCGGTTATGCTTTAGTCGCGACCACCAACCGCGGTGGTGTGAGTGAAGGGCAAGATGAATTTGGTGGTAACGATGTCAATGATTTAAAAAATCTATTTGATTATCTACCCACACTCGAAAAGAAAATCAATGTCACTTTTAATGCTGATAAAACTTATATGGTGGGTGCCAGCCGCGGCGGCATGCAGTTATTTCTCGCTTTAGGCCGTTATCCTGAACTACAACAAAAAGTGAAAAAAGTCGCCTCAATTAGCGGTCTGTTGAATATGAAATATGCGATTGAACGAGACAACGATTTTCGAGAGATGCTCGGCAATTTTGGTTATCAAAAAGGTAAAAAAGGAGAAGCGTGGATAGCCAAACGCCAACCACTCAATTACGTCAATAAAATATCAAAAGATTTACCTATCATGATTGCTCAAGGCTCAGCCGATACGCGCGTTTGTGTCAGGGAAGGCTATGACATGCTGGAAGCTTTACATAAAAACGGCAATACCATCACTTATGTTGAAGTGGAAGGTGGCGATCATGTGCTCAATAATACGGTGGATTTCTTAAAGTTAATGATTCATTGGTTTGAGCAAAAATAG
- the lipA gene encoding lipoyl synthase: MKNDRPDPKQKQRGEEKFARIPIKIIPTTPETRKRLPDWIRIKAPATPAVANLKQLLREHKLVTVCEEAACPNLSECFSHGTATFMIMGDKCTRRCTFCDVAHGRPDALDADEPMNLAKALGKMALKYVVITSVDRDDLRDGGASHFAACIQAAREHCPQTKIEILVPDFRGRMQVALDNLAIAPPDVFNHNLETVPHLYKQVRPGSDYIESLKLIQAFKARFPHIPTKSGVMLGLGETNEQVLETLADLRKYDCDMLTLGQYLQPSRFHMPVSRYVTPQEFAMFADEARKLGFINVASGPLVRSSYHADMQAAGKEVT, encoded by the coding sequence ATGAAAAATGATCGTCCCGATCCCAAACAAAAACAGCGCGGCGAAGAAAAATTTGCCAGGATCCCGATTAAAATTATTCCCACAACACCGGAAACTCGCAAACGCTTACCGGATTGGATCCGCATTAAAGCACCCGCAACACCGGCGGTTGCCAATTTAAAACAATTATTGCGCGAACATAAATTAGTCACTGTCTGTGAAGAAGCGGCCTGCCCTAATCTGAGTGAATGTTTTAGCCATGGCACAGCGACTTTCATGATCATGGGGGATAAATGTACTCGTCGTTGCACTTTCTGTGACGTGGCTCATGGACGCCCTGATGCACTGGATGCTGATGAGCCCATGAACCTCGCCAAAGCACTGGGTAAAATGGCGTTAAAATATGTGGTGATTACTTCCGTCGATAGAGACGACTTGCGCGATGGTGGTGCCAGCCATTTTGCTGCTTGCATTCAAGCCGCACGTGAGCACTGCCCTCAAACCAAAATTGAAATATTAGTCCCTGATTTTCGGGGGCGCATGCAAGTGGCACTAGATAACCTGGCCATTGCGCCACCGGATGTTTTTAATCACAACTTAGAAACCGTACCCCATTTATATAAACAGGTCAGACCGGGCTCGGATTATATTGAATCATTAAAATTAATTCAGGCATTCAAAGCTCGCTTCCCCCATATCCCTACCAAATCAGGGGTGATGTTAGGGTTGGGTGAAACCAATGAACAAGTCCTTGAAACACTCGCTGATTTACGCAAATACGATTGTGATATGCTGACATTAGGGCAATATTTACAGCCTAGCCGTTTCCATATGCCCGTCTCTCGCTATGTCACTCCTCAAGAATTTGCTATGTTTGCCGATGAAGCTCGTAAGCTAGGCTTTATTAATGTTGCCAGCGGGCCCTTAGTACGTTCATCTTATCATGCAGATATGCAGGCGGCAGGCAAAGAGGTTACCTAA
- the lipB gene encoding lipoyl(octanoyl) transferase LipB: MSIEVFQFPHLQHYEPIFEQMREFTLQRNETTPDAIWLLQHEPVFTQGQAGKAEHLLAPGDIPVVQSDRGGQVTYHGPGQLMIYTLCDLKRLNMGIKTFVNHLQQSIIDLLALYGIQGHTQCSAPGVYVDNDKICSIGLRVRRGYTYHGLSLNVSMDLEPFTRINPCGFHQLRMIQIQDFYPTITLPTVIQDLIPILQHRLWRNSHHEK; the protein is encoded by the coding sequence ATGTCTATCGAAGTTTTTCAGTTCCCTCATTTGCAACATTATGAACCCATTTTTGAACAAATGCGGGAATTTACCTTGCAACGTAATGAAACCACGCCTGATGCGATATGGTTATTGCAGCATGAGCCGGTTTTTACCCAAGGGCAAGCAGGGAAAGCCGAGCATCTTTTAGCACCGGGTGATATTCCCGTCGTACAAAGCGATCGCGGTGGACAAGTCACTTATCATGGCCCAGGGCAATTAATGATTTATACCCTATGTGATTTAAAGCGACTTAACATGGGGATTAAAACTTTCGTCAATCATTTACAACAATCCATTATTGATTTGTTGGCCCTTTATGGCATTCAAGGCCATACCCAATGTAGCGCACCAGGCGTCTATGTCGATAATGACAAAATTTGTTCGATAGGGTTAAGAGTCCGCCGGGGATATACCTATCATGGCTTAAGTTTAAACGTTAGCATGGATCTCGAACCATTTACTCGGATTAACCCCTGCGGCTTTCATCAATTACGAATGATCCAGATCCAAGATTTTTATCCAACAATTACATTACCCACTGTCATTCAAGATCTCATTCCGATTTTACAACATAGGTTGTGGAGAAATAGTCATCATGAAAAATGA
- a CDS encoding HP0495 family protein: MSEKQSKLTFPCDFTFKVIGYANGPFEQEVLQIFQQHFPQLGEGAISTNPSKNDKYLSLSIKVVATSQAELDNLYQVLTHHPLVLFVL; this comes from the coding sequence ATGAGCGAAAAGCAAAGTAAGTTAACCTTTCCTTGTGATTTTACGTTCAAGGTCATTGGCTACGCCAATGGCCCCTTCGAGCAAGAAGTGTTGCAGATTTTTCAGCAACACTTCCCGCAACTGGGTGAAGGCGCTATTTCAACGAATCCCAGTAAAAACGATAAATATCTTTCACTCTCGATTAAGGTTGTTGCAACAAGCCAGGCTGAGCTTGATAACCTGTATCAAGTGCTCACGCATCACCCTCTTGTCTTATTTGTATTGTAA
- a CDS encoding serine hydrolase, whose protein sequence is MRRLAFLWMSFLCLILLSRLGLAEQPAAINHVPTPPEVDAEAYILVDYHSGKTLAEKESKKRIDPASLTKMMSVFVIDHEIASDRLKLTDEVPISESAWKTEGSRMFVQAGKKIPVKDLINGIIIQSGNDATVALAEFVAGSESAFADLMNQYAQKIGMKDTHFANATGIPNPDHYTTAYDLSLLAHALIKTFPETYKVYSEKWFTFNGIKQPNRNRLLWREPYIDGIKTGHSSTAGYCLAASGQKDHMRLISVLVGAKTEAERTEQTLALLRYGFRFFETHQLFQANTPLNEPRIWMGDRKKLSLGITEDLFITIPQGQYKNLDAKMNVDKRITAPITKGQNYGKLVVKINDELVTEVPLIALEDVKAGTLWSRVSDYFSLGIHKALNSEETQVAAAS, encoded by the coding sequence ATGCGCCGACTTGCTTTCTTATGGATGAGTTTTCTTTGTCTCATTTTGCTATCCCGATTGGGCTTAGCAGAACAACCTGCTGCTATTAATCATGTGCCAACGCCACCAGAAGTGGATGCCGAAGCATATATATTAGTTGACTACCATAGTGGTAAAACACTTGCTGAGAAAGAAAGCAAAAAACGCATTGATCCTGCAAGCCTTACCAAAATGATGTCTGTTTTCGTTATCGATCATGAAATCGCTAGCGATCGTCTCAAATTAACCGATGAAGTTCCTATTAGTGAATCTGCGTGGAAAACTGAAGGTTCACGAATGTTTGTTCAAGCAGGTAAAAAAATCCCGGTTAAAGATCTAATCAACGGTATCATTATTCAATCGGGTAATGACGCAACTGTTGCACTGGCTGAATTTGTTGCTGGTAGTGAATCTGCCTTTGCTGATTTGATGAACCAATATGCGCAAAAAATTGGCATGAAAGATACCCACTTTGCGAATGCAACCGGTATTCCTAACCCTGATCACTACACAACCGCTTACGATCTGAGCTTATTAGCACATGCCTTAATTAAAACCTTCCCAGAAACCTATAAGGTTTATTCTGAAAAATGGTTTACCTTTAACGGCATCAAACAACCTAACCGTAATCGTTTGTTATGGCGTGAACCTTACATCGATGGGATCAAAACTGGCCACTCAAGCACTGCGGGCTACTGCTTAGCGGCATCGGGTCAAAAAGATCATATGCGTTTGATTTCGGTGTTAGTTGGTGCGAAAACAGAAGCTGAGCGTACTGAACAAACCTTGGCTTTACTGCGTTATGGTTTTCGTTTCTTCGAAACCCACCAACTCTTTCAAGCTAATACCCCATTAAATGAACCCCGTATTTGGATGGGCGATCGTAAAAAATTATCTTTAGGGATCACTGAAGATCTGTTTATTACCATTCCACAGGGTCAATATAAAAACCTTGATGCCAAAATGAACGTGGATAAACGAATCACCGCTCCCATTACCAAAGGTCAAAACTACGGTAAATTGGTTGTTAAAATTAATGACGAACTGGTTACCGAAGTGCCCTTAATTGCTTTAGAAGATGTAAAAGCAGGTACTTTGTGGAGCCGAGTCTCTGATTATTTCAGCTTAGGCATACATAAAGCGCTTAATTCTGAAGAAACACAAGTTGCAGCCGCTTCATGA
- a CDS encoding septal ring lytic transglycosylase RlpA family protein, whose protein sequence is MSETQECTLVHDWGEQAQPTQHQFKLERVLKGIMRNRHLLKSLLIPAVLMLHACSTVEGPTHTSSTYKHKKVDESEAIASVADDGPPEDDLDVAHIPNATPQIEPISRYGNPAHYEVFGQRYKTMGDSLGYEAEGTASWYGKKFHGQRTSSGEPYDMYAMTAAHRSLPLPTYAKITNVKNGKEVIVKINDRGPFVKDRLIDLSYAAAKKLGIHATGTGKVKICAIDPVAWNKQQKTLVASADKTTKVATAKKKAATTVAQKSEAKPTQVAQKSTTKPIQVAQKTTTPMKPKTDSSAKAKAAPTKAKPVQVAAKSSAATNKQLYIQLGAFNKEANAQQLASRAGILTQALNNVDVHVLPNKVSDKQVYKVRVGPLKDKQQAQKLQKELLALENSASAKLIYE, encoded by the coding sequence GTGAGTGAAACCCAGGAGTGCACATTAGTGCATGACTGGGGTGAACAAGCGCAGCCAACACAGCATCAGTTCAAATTGGAAAGAGTATTGAAGGGAATCATGCGAAATCGACACTTATTGAAAAGTTTACTGATCCCTGCGGTACTGATGTTGCATGCTTGTAGCACTGTCGAAGGCCCGACTCACACTTCTTCAACCTATAAACATAAAAAAGTGGATGAGAGCGAAGCCATTGCTTCGGTTGCCGACGATGGTCCGCCTGAAGATGATCTCGATGTCGCCCATATTCCTAATGCCACGCCTCAAATAGAACCCATTAGCCGTTACGGTAATCCTGCACATTATGAAGTCTTTGGGCAGCGCTATAAAACCATGGGTGATAGCCTTGGCTATGAAGCGGAAGGCACCGCTTCTTGGTATGGGAAAAAGTTCCATGGACAACGTACTTCCAGTGGGGAACCTTACGATATGTATGCCATGACGGCAGCGCATCGTTCTTTACCTTTACCCACTTATGCCAAAATCACCAATGTTAAAAATGGCAAAGAAGTGATTGTGAAAATTAATGATCGCGGTCCTTTTGTGAAAGATAGACTGATTGATCTCTCTTATGCCGCAGCTAAAAAATTAGGCATTCATGCCACCGGCACAGGCAAAGTCAAAATCTGTGCCATTGATCCGGTTGCTTGGAACAAGCAACAAAAAACCCTCGTTGCATCAGCGGATAAAACAACCAAAGTGGCAACTGCTAAAAAGAAAGCAGCAACCACCGTCGCCCAAAAATCAGAGGCTAAGCCTACTCAAGTGGCACAAAAATCAACGACTAAGCCTATTCAAGTAGCGCAAAAAACCACAACGCCCATGAAACCGAAAACAGATTCAAGTGCCAAAGCCAAAGCTGCACCAACAAAGGCAAAACCTGTTCAAGTCGCAGCGAAATCATCAGCTGCTACGAATAAACAACTCTATATTCAGTTGGGCGCCTTTAATAAAGAAGCGAATGCGCAACAACTCGCTAGCCGCGCAGGGATCTTGACCCAAGCATTAAATAACGTCGATGTTCACGTACTACCCAATAAGGTATCTGACAAACAAGTATATAAAGTGCGTGTCGGGCCACTCAAAGACAAGCAACAAGCGCAAAAATTGCAAAAAGAGCTACTCGCTTTGGAGAATTCCGCCTCAGCTAAACTCATTTACGAGTAA
- the mltB gene encoding lytic murein transglycosylase B, with protein MQKNIFKSCLLIAASCFATVSHAEQSAAFMQRDDVKAFVQKMVTKHQYNERQLNQLLKQSTTQEKILTSIAKPAEKLPWHRYEPIFMSDKRIQEGVAFWKKHAKTLQRAEKEYGVPAEFIVAILGVETFYGKHAGQYQVLDSLVTLAFEYPPRSAFFKDELEQFLLLSKEEKWDPTQIKGSYAGAMGNPQFISSSYRNFAVDFTGSGKRDLINSIDDSIGSVANYFKVNGWQKGAPVVLKANTTGDKFKSAIASTSNPKPEYSLPQLAALGISPPRNANAFKGHNFALVSLESKDGPEYWLGGQNFYVITRYNRSNLYAMAVYNLSQKIKAGYQQAV; from the coding sequence ATGCAAAAAAATATTTTTAAATCCTGTCTTTTGATAGCGGCATCTTGTTTTGCCACCGTTTCACATGCTGAACAATCAGCAGCATTTATGCAGCGTGATGATGTCAAAGCCTTTGTGCAAAAAATGGTGACCAAGCATCAATACAATGAGCGTCAACTAAATCAATTATTAAAGCAAAGCACCACTCAAGAAAAAATCCTAACTTCGATTGCAAAACCTGCTGAAAAATTACCATGGCATCGTTATGAACCAATTTTCATGAGTGATAAACGCATTCAAGAAGGCGTCGCGTTCTGGAAAAAACATGCCAAAACATTACAACGTGCAGAAAAAGAATACGGTGTTCCTGCTGAATTTATTGTTGCGATTTTAGGAGTTGAAACCTTCTATGGTAAACATGCAGGTCAATATCAAGTTTTAGATAGCCTAGTTACTTTAGCATTTGAATATCCACCGCGTTCCGCTTTCTTTAAAGATGAACTGGAACAATTCTTATTACTGTCTAAAGAGGAAAAATGGGATCCAACCCAAATCAAAGGCTCTTATGCGGGTGCGATGGGCAATCCCCAATTTATTTCAAGCAGCTACCGTAACTTCGCCGTGGATTTCACCGGCTCTGGTAAGCGTGACTTAATTAACAGCATTGATGACTCTATTGGTAGTGTTGCAAACTACTTTAAAGTCAACGGTTGGCAAAAAGGGGCGCCTGTTGTCTTAAAAGCCAACACAACGGGTGACAAATTTAAATCTGCCATTGCCAGTACCTCTAATCCAAAACCTGAGTATTCATTGCCACAATTGGCAGCATTAGGTATTTCACCTCCTCGAAATGCCAATGCATTCAAGGGACACAACTTTGCATTGGTTTCACTTGAGAGCAAAGACGGTCCTGAATATTGGTTAGGTGGCCAAAACTTTTACGTGATCACGCGCTACAATCGTAGTAATCTGTACGCCATGGCAGTTTATAACTTAAGCCAGAAAATAAAGGCGGGTTATCAGCAAGCAGTTTAA